The Sorangiineae bacterium MSr11954 DNA segment TCGACACATAGCGCGCCAGGGTGCCGTAGGCCAACAAGGTCAGCACCACATGCCCGACCAGCGCCGACAGCATCAGCGCGAACGGCGTCGGGCCGAGCACGGCGAACCAGGCGGCCGCCACCAGCGAGTCGACCGACGTCTGGTACGTGCTCCCAAAGAGCAGCCACGCAAACTCGCCCCGCAGGATGTGCATCGCCTGCAGGCCCACGATGGCCGCGTCCGAGTTCGTATCCGCCGCCTCGAGCAGCGGCGGCAACCGATACACGAACGAGAGCACCACCACGACCCACGCCGCGCGATGCTCCCGAACCCAGCGCCCGAGCGCCTCTTTTGCTTCTACGAGTCGAATCCGGCTCTTCTAATCGTCGAAATAAAAGTGGTCTACTCCATACGCGATCGCGCGCACCGTCTTGGCGTAGTCGACGCGACGGTCGCGCTCGCGTCGGGGGATGGGCGGTGGAACACGGCGCAGGCCGCCGCGCAGGATATGGCGGGCGATCGCGTTCAGGCGAAAGGAGACGCCCAGGCAGCGACCGCGGTCGCCTGCGCGCCGGCCCTCGAGGATGCGGGCGACCCGCCCTTGGGCCGCGAATAGAATTCCGAAATCGCTCGCGCGAAATGAGACCATCAGCTCGTCGCCGAGGCTCACGTCGGACTCGGAGGGAACCAGGATGCCCTCGGGTGAAAGATCGATCGAGCGCCGGGCCACCAGCTTCATGTCCCGCTCGCGCACGATCTGGCAGGGCACCTCGATCGCGTGGCGCATCACCGAGCGTTGCTGGAGCAACGCCATCGA contains these protein-coding regions:
- a CDS encoding PilZ domain-containing protein, giving the protein MKTAGLSMALLQQRSVMRHAIEVPCQIVRERDMKLVARRSIDLSPEGILVPSESDVSLGDELMVSFRASDFGILFAAQGRVARILEGRRAGDRGRCLGVSFRLNAIARHILRGGLRRVPPPIPRRERDRRVDYAKTVRAIAYGVDHFYFDD